The Lactuca sativa cultivar Salinas chromosome 2, Lsat_Salinas_v11, whole genome shotgun sequence genome includes a window with the following:
- the LOC111900311 gene encoding transcription factor bHLH25 encodes MEMEEPCHIMKQHQQTCPYNYTDSFSSESFKDHPNLVSVNQSIPLAINGDQDKKEDHKAAESNPFAPNYASLSSTFTISFGNPTSPQDIKPYQPYGGSKFNYPDVMTPKEETSLNEFLGSIELTRRVQTTRRNHRQAQEHVLSERKRREKLAQRFMSLSALLPGVKKMEKATVLEDASKYIIQLQTRVKELEGTISGKDIIHESNVSITRSKFYVNHGDHGASSHEMEDFPSSDTYDPEIKARISGRNILLRIYCGKNSSIVLKTLTEMERLHITNICCSILPFSNTANLVTITAQMSDQMIITRRYFVKCLQSALCNFR; translated from the exons ATG GAAATGGAAGAGCCTTGTCACATCATGAAACAGCATCAACAAACATGTCCTTATAATTATACTGATTCATTTTCATCAGAAAGCTTCAAAGATCATCCCAATTTGGTCTCAGTAAACCAGTCTATTCCACTAGCCATTAATGGAGATCAAGACAAAAAAGAAGATCATAAAGCAGCTGAAAGTAACCCTTTTGCCCCAAACTACGCTTCCTTATCCAGCACTTTCACTATATCTTTTGGAAACCCTACATCACCACAAGATATTAAACCATATCAACCCTATGGAGGATCCAAATTCAATTACCCTGACGTAATGACGCCTAAAGAGGAAACAAGTCTCAATGAATTTCTTGGATCTATTGAGCTTACCAGAAGGGTTCAGACCACAAGAAGAAACCATAGACAAGCTCAAGAACATGTCTTGTcagagagaaagagaagagagAAGTTGGCTCAACGCTTCATGTCCTTGTCTGCTCTTCTTCCTGGAGTTAAAAAG ATGGAGAAGGCTACTGTGTTGGAAGATGCAAGTAAGTATATAATACAACTTCAAACTCGTGTGAAGGAACTAGAAGGAACAATTAGCGGAAAAGATATCATCCATGAATCAAATGTTTCCATAACGAGATCCAAGTTTTATGTTAACCATGGAGATCATGGAGCTTCTTCCCATGAAATGGAAGACTTCCCTAGCAGCGACACTTATGACCCTGAGATCAAAGCAAGAATTTCAGGAAGAAACATACTTTTAAGAATCTACTGTGGGAAAAATTCGTCGatagttttaaaaactttaacgGAGATGGAGAGACTTCATATTACCAATATTTGTTGCAGCATTCTTCCCTTCTCCAACACTGCCAATCTAGTTACAATCACTGCTCAG ATGAGTGATCAGATGATCATAACCAGGAGGTATTTTGTGAAATGCCTACAATCAGCTCTTTGTAATTTTCGTTGA